One Primulina huaijiensis isolate GDHJ02 chromosome 5, ASM1229523v2, whole genome shotgun sequence DNA segment encodes these proteins:
- the LOC140976197 gene encoding uncharacterized protein isoform X2 has product MYENICMEYPEMDDSSVEAYIQTNLFQWFRQYDTLPDAEIENPIIKQVARGPLMKVKTYRGYCINGFNFHTVHDTSFKGINNSGLQVNGHMNSGNVTEFYWQIEEILEIEYPCLPMKQVVLFKCCWFDTHPRLGTRIHKKYKIVDVNRKKNLGYYEPFVFPTQASQVVYLTYSTTKRSESNWMHVSSLRRRAYVTDVEPYTEQNQIDANDAFQNNESGPRDISTQFLLTSQNLVDVNVMYDNEIDLNNTESETKEVQYSSDDVRDIYDESE; this is encoded by the exons ATGTACGAGAACATCTGTATGGAATATCCAGAGATGGATGACTCTTCAGTCGAGGCGTACATCCAAACCAATTTGTTTCAGTGGTTTCGTCAATAT GATACCTTGCCGGATGCTGAAATTGAAAATCCAATTATTAAACAAGTTGCACGAGGTCCTTTGATGAAAGTCAAGACTTACCGAGGTTATTGCATTAATGGATTTAACTTTCACACAGTGCATGACACTTCGTTCAAAGGTATAAACAACTCGGGGCTTCAAGTGAATGGTCATATGAATAGTGGAAATGTGACTGAGTTTTATTGGCAAATTGAAGAAATATTAGAAATTGAATACCCATGTCTACCAATGAAACAAGTTGTACTTTTCAAGTGTTGCTGGTTTGATACTCATCCTCGATTGGGCACACGCATACACAAAAAGTACAAAATTGTTGATGTCAATCGAAAAAAGAATCTGGGATACTACGAACCATTTGTGTTTCCTACGCAAGCCTCGCAAGTTGTGTATTTGACTTATTCAACAACGAAGAGATCTGAATCAAATTGGATGCATGTGAGTAGTCTACGTAGGCGAGCTTATGTCACTGATGTTGAGCCATATACTGAGCAGAATCAAATTGATGCGAACGATGCATTTCAAAACAACGAAAGTGGACCTCGTGACATTTCAACTCAATTTCTTTTGACGTCTCAAAATCTAGTCGATGTTAATGTTATGTACGACAACGAAATTGATTTGAACAACACTGAAAGTGAAACAAAAGAGGTTCAGTATTCGAGCGACGATGTTCGTGACATCTACGACGAAAGTGAATAA
- the LOC140976197 gene encoding uncharacterized protein isoform X1 has translation MYCSMYENICMEYPEMDDSSVEAYIQTNLFQWFRQYDTLPDAEIENPIIKQVARGPLMKVKTYRGYCINGFNFHTVHDTSFKGINNSGLQVNGHMNSGNVTEFYWQIEEILEIEYPCLPMKQVVLFKCCWFDTHPRLGTRIHKKYKIVDVNRKKNLGYYEPFVFPTQASQVVYLTYSTTKRSESNWMHVSSLRRRAYVTDVEPYTEQNQIDANDAFQNNESGPRDISTQFLLTSQNLVDVNVMYDNEIDLNNTESETKEVQYSSDDVRDIYDESE, from the exons ATGTATTGCAGCATGTACGAGAACATCTGTATGGAATATCCAGAGATGGATGACTCTTCAGTCGAGGCGTACATCCAAACCAATTTGTTTCAGTGGTTTCGTCAATAT GATACCTTGCCGGATGCTGAAATTGAAAATCCAATTATTAAACAAGTTGCACGAGGTCCTTTGATGAAAGTCAAGACTTACCGAGGTTATTGCATTAATGGATTTAACTTTCACACAGTGCATGACACTTCGTTCAAAGGTATAAACAACTCGGGGCTTCAAGTGAATGGTCATATGAATAGTGGAAATGTGACTGAGTTTTATTGGCAAATTGAAGAAATATTAGAAATTGAATACCCATGTCTACCAATGAAACAAGTTGTACTTTTCAAGTGTTGCTGGTTTGATACTCATCCTCGATTGGGCACACGCATACACAAAAAGTACAAAATTGTTGATGTCAATCGAAAAAAGAATCTGGGATACTACGAACCATTTGTGTTTCCTACGCAAGCCTCGCAAGTTGTGTATTTGACTTATTCAACAACGAAGAGATCTGAATCAAATTGGATGCATGTGAGTAGTCTACGTAGGCGAGCTTATGTCACTGATGTTGAGCCATATACTGAGCAGAATCAAATTGATGCGAACGATGCATTTCAAAACAACGAAAGTGGACCTCGTGACATTTCAACTCAATTTCTTTTGACGTCTCAAAATCTAGTCGATGTTAATGTTATGTACGACAACGAAATTGATTTGAACAACACTGAAAGTGAAACAAAAGAGGTTCAGTATTCGAGCGACGATGTTCGTGACATCTACGACGAAAGTGAATAA